A genome region from Lucilia cuprina isolate Lc7/37 chromosome 3, ASM2204524v1, whole genome shotgun sequence includes the following:
- the LOC111682580 gene encoding alkaline phosphatase yields the protein MTDRKRITESSSNVEMDSYSQGCSSSDFKLKNKPVYKSKIFIIAVSFSAILLVVMTVGFVIHHTINANHPINGLMEEASALVMSLPEAQQEWFERGTLELQKALKRKRNKRRAKNVILFVGDGMGPNTVTAARIMGFSEEGLMSWEEFPDMGLLKTYCANKQVPDSFSTATALFSGVKVNYETGGVDATVNLGNCSASLDVNHQVNSILKWAQDDGMLTGFVTNTRVTHATPAALYAHTPDRRWECEQKMPIEAQNEGCKDIARQLIEDLTGQNINVIMGGGRQMLVSNVSDTPLDPIDTWACKSKDGRDLIQEWSNIKSQRDQPHVVAQNTGELEAINPSEVDYILGIFANGHLKFDFERDTTPAGMPSLKQMVLKALEFFKTKDERFLLVVEGGMIDQAHHRGTARKALNEVLAFNEAINASVQYLGDKLEDTLVIVTADHAHTLTINGHAAKGADILGVAGNSKTEGIPYTTLTYGTTYKGFQPDANGLRKDPTLQDTTDWEYTQQGVINTDENYHGGSDVTIHSAGAMSYLFHGVHEQSYVAHAISYALRIGRFRDSAIAESLADMFPL from the exons ATGACAGATCGCAAACGTATAACGGAATCCAGCAGTAATGTGGAAATGGATAGCTATAGTCAAGGCTGTAGCAGCAGTGACtttaaactgaaaaataaacCTGTTTATAAATCCAAGATCTTTATAATAGCCGTATCATTCTCGGCCATACTGCTGGTGGTAATGACAGTGGGTTTTGTTATACATCATACCATTAATGCCAATCATCCGATTAATGGTTTAATGGAGGAGGCTAGTGCCTTAGTAATGAGCCTACCAGAGGCCCAACAGGAATGGTTTGAACGCGGCACTTTGGAGTTGCAAAAGGCTTTGAAGCGTAAACGTAATAAGAGAAGAgctaaaaatgttatattgttTGTGGGCGATGGTATGGGTCCGAATACTGTGACAGCTGCTAGAATTATGGGCTTTTCCGAAGAGGGTTTAATGTCTTGGGAAGAATTTCCCGATATGGGTTTGTTAAAG ACCTATTGCGCTAATAAACAAGTACCCGATTCCTTTTCTACCGCCACCGCTTTATTCTCGGGAGTTAAGGTTAACTACGAGACGGGAGGCGTAGATGCCACCGTCAATTTGGGAAATTGTTCGGCTTCTTTAGATGTAAATCATCAAGTTAATTCTATATTAAAATGGGCACAAGATGATGGCATGTTAACGGGTTTTGTTACCAATACCAGAGTAACTCATGCCACACCGGCCGCTTTATATGCTCATACCCCCGATCGGCGCTGGGAATGTGAACAAAAAATGCCCATCGAGGCCCAGAATGAAGGTTGTAAAGATATAGCACGCCAGTTGATAGAAGATTTGACAGGTCAAAACATTAATGTCATAATGGGTGGTGGTCGTCAAATGTTGGTTTCCAATGTCTCAGATACTCCTCTAGATCCCATCGATACTTGGGCCTGTAAATCCAAAGATGGTCGTGATTTAATACAAGAATGGTCTAACATCAAATCGCAACGTGATCAGCCTCATGTAGTGGCTCAAAATACTGGTGAATTGGAAGCCATTAATCCTTCGGAAGTAGACTATATTTTGGGTATTTTCGCTAATGGTCATTTGAAATTTGACTTTGAACGTGATACCACGCCCGCCGGCATGCCTTCACTTAAACAAATGGTCTTAAAGGCTttggaatttttcaaaactaaagatGAACGTTTTCTCTTGGTGGTAGAGGGTGGCATGATTGATCAGGCCCATCATAGGGGAACCGCCCGCAAAGCCTTAAATGAGGTTTTAGCTTTCAACGAGGCCATTAATGCTAGTGTCCAATATTTGGGTGATAAATTGGAAGACACCTTGGTGATAGTTACAGCTGATCATGCTCATACTTTAACCATTAATGGTCATGCTGCTAAAGGTGCGGATATTTTGGGTGTCGCAGGCAATTCGAAGACAGAAGGTATACCCTATACTACATTGACCTATGGCACTACCTATAAGGGTTTCCAGCCAGATGCTAATGGTTTAAGAAAAGATCCCACTCTGCAGGATACCACAGATTGGGAGTATACACAACAGGGTGTAATAAATACCGATGAAAATTATCATGGTGGTAGTGATGTAACCATACATTCAGCGG GTGCCATGTCTTATCTCTTTCACGGTGTTCATGAACAATCCTATGTCGCTCATGCCATCTCGTATGCCTTGCGTATAGGACGCTTCCGTGATAGTGCTATTGCTGAATCTTTAGCTGATATGTTTCCTTTGTAA